Part of the Bradyrhizobium sp. AZCC 1721 genome, CCCTTGAGGCGGTCGACGGTGATGTGGATGAAGAAATCGATAAGCGCGACGAACCAGAATCGCGGCGCGACGATCAGGATCAACGCCAGCGATACCGCGAGGTGCACGAGGCAATGCGCAAGCAGCGGCATCGCCCAGCCGGTCTTTTGATCCTTGCCGATCGCCATCCAGGAAGTTTGCAGCATGAAATCGGCAATGACGTGCTTCACCGTGAGAAGCAGCATCCATCCGATCAGCGCACCTACCGGGATCGAGGACGACATCGAAGGAAACAACAAAGCTGACGCCCTTTGGCTGGGACTGACGAGATGGCGAAAAACCGGGGCCTAGGCTGTCAGCGCAATGTTCTTGTCAAACCCGGACTATTCGAACGTTGCATTATTTATGACATCTCCCGCGGCGGAATGCACCTGTGGGTAGTCTGAAAATCGCACGGTGTGGCGGAACTGCGATACTGCGGCAACCTCCCGCAGCGTGGCCCGGGGTAAGGTTACCGGCTGGCGCGGTTTGCAATCCCATGGGAGGGGGCTATCATCGGCCGGCGGGCAAAATTATCATCCTTTTGTATATATTTACGAATTCATTCGGACGGCCCGCGGCGCCAGC contains:
- a CDS encoding DUF3307 domain-containing protein — its product is MLLLTVKHVIADFMLQTSWMAIGKDQKTGWAMPLLAHCLVHLAVSLALILIVAPRFWFVALIDFFIHITVDRLKGIIASRFGVTLENEHPWFWTLIGVDQALHHLTGFGLAIFMAAN